From Palaeococcus ferrophilus DSM 13482:
ATCTGGTTATCCTCGACGAAATCTGCGTCGCCCTCGGCTTCGGGATGCTTGACGTTGGGGAGGTTAAGGAGCTCATAGAGGCCAAAGCCCCCCATACGGAGCTGGTTTTAACGGGTCGCTACTGTCCGGAGGAGCTTTTTGAGGTCGCCGACTACGTGACTGAGATGCGCGAGGTGAAGCACCCCTACCAGAAGGGCATCATGGCCAGGAGGGGCGTGGAGTATTAGGGCAAACCTTTTTTACATCCTTTCCCTATTCCCGCAGGTGTTGCCGATGGCCGAGAGGAAGATAGAAAGAACACTCGTTATACTTAAGCCCGATGCCGTCGTTAGGGGCCTCATGGGCGAAATCATCAGCCGTTTCGAGAAGAGGGGCCTCAAAATCATCGGGATGAAGATGATATGGATTGATAGGGAGCTCGCCGAGAAACACTACGAGGAGCACAGGGGAAAGCCCTTCTTCGAGCCGCTGGTTGATTACATCACCAAGGCCCCGAGCGTCGTCATGGTCGTTGAGGGGAGATACGCCATAAGCGTCGTCAGGAAGATGGCTGGAGCCACAGACCCGAAGGACGCCGAACCGGGAAGCATAAGGGGCGACTACGGCCTCGATATAGGCGACTCGATCTACAACATAGTCCACGCCTCCGACAGCCCGGAGAGCGCGGAGAGAGAGATAAACCTCTACTTCAAGCCGGAAGAGCTCTTCGAGTACTGCAAGGCCGCCGACTGGTTCTACCACACCCACGCAAAGGGAAAGAAGGAGTACCTCGACAGCATGGACTGCCTTAAGCGCTAAACGTGAATCTCCAGCTTATCCCTTTTGTTCTTCCTTAGGAACTCCCTGAACTCCCTCTCCACCTCCCCGCATCCCGGTCTCCTTATTGTGAGCGCCATCGCCGAGAGGATGGTTGAGAGGAACGCGAGGATGCCTCCTAGGGCTATGGTGGGTACGCCCGTTGGTGCGAGGGCAGTGGTGAGGGGAAACAGTCCAATAAGCGTTGCAAGCGCTCTCCTTCCTTTTCCCGGTGGCTTTGAGTTCTTCAGGCACTCCATGAGCTCTCCCAGCCTGGGAAAGTTCTTCCTCGTGAAACCGCCAACGAGGATAACCTCCCCCACCCGCGCCACCATCCTGCTTTCATCATCCGTCAGGCACTCACCGTCCCAGTTTAACCCCTCGAAGGGCCTTGCCTTGAGGTTCCTGAAGGGGTTTTTGAGCGAGAGCGCCAGCTCCAGGAGTCACGAGTAGCCCCGGAATCAACAGAAGGGGTGAGAACTGCACCGCGAGGGCGAGGGCAAACGCCTGTGTTGGCAGGAGCACGATGCCGCTCTGGACGAACTCGTCTATCGTCAGGCCCTTTCGCGAACGGAGCTCCACGTAGGCAATCGCTATGAGGAACGCCGCGAAGAGCTCAAGGCCAAAGAAGAAGCTCGGTGAGAAGACCTCTACGCTGATCGCGTAGCCCTTCTCCTCAAGCTCCACCGCCCATGTGTTTGTTAGGGAATAAGTGACTGTGGGGATTATGAGTAAAGCCGATTGCAGTTCCACCACCTTCCCCTTCCACCTCCCGAGGGCGAGAGCGGAGGCGATTCCAATAACCGTCCCGAGTGCAAATTCTATCATGCCACCACCGATGAAAATTACCATGATGCTTTTTAATCCTTGCGCGGAACCCTTAAAAGCCCATC
This genomic window contains:
- the ndk gene encoding nucleoside-diphosphate kinase — translated: MAERKIERTLVILKPDAVVRGLMGEIISRFEKRGLKIIGMKMIWIDRELAEKHYEEHRGKPFFEPLVDYITKAPSVVMVVEGRYAISVVRKMAGATDPKDAEPGSIRGDYGLDIGDSIYNIVHASDSPESAEREINLYFKPEELFEYCKAADWFYHTHAKGKKEYLDSMDCLKR